Proteins found in one Methanobrevibacter sp. genomic segment:
- a CDS encoding DUF3320 domain-containing protein: MFNRSSNKIEREFENLRNELLDLTLRNQLLNFKLRAKTIAIENQSGANIFQNLILQNKKMYFASNKKEENEDKSRFSIWNHSPIDFSKFTDGDKTLRTNLTPSELQKRLFYINNQAKTMLQEQGYNILYLAVGFLEWKDNKKPQKNLAPLILIPVTMERKKVGKSFELSWTGEEIQTNISLKAKLKEEGIELPDFEFKKYSEVIDHYIREVHEVTRHMKGWDVNSKVALGFFSFTKFVMYNDLNPESWDKDVDLTQKELIQAIFNPEVNNQEAFKEEDIDTQLDYASMYQVLDADSSQIAAIEDVKAGRNLVVEGPPGTGKSQTIVNLIAELLAEGKTVLFVSEKMAALEVVKDRLQSVGLGKFVLELHSHKTRRKKFLKDLQKAATIRAEDQINADQTIRKLESLKKQLDEYPEVIHQKYYGVNLSPFELYGMKEDAEVHFVKKDKILPLVRFDQPELITIKDLDDMVFKLESVAELYQTISNENPWSLCAPESLLPADLREIEILIIDTLQALDNFIYEKQFFHETFGIKSPESLSEFSNSLKAFKMIESKNSSLIDSSIITSQIWKLNNDDPYKLIKDLELYQSQSRILNKFNDNILQADINGLIREIQDLANKKFRLFNSNKKKIENIVGRYYKHGIPDTNQIIRDLNAVKVVIDFKNKIESNKELARQYFGQYWYLGANINDLKAITKWMKEFWLLVGEGVFSNQTIELLSKDLFNINASDNLSNYISLGEDFKDKLSKLNNKLNPRSKLIFKRDVDDVTFDQWKEQLNNWRGQLSSLHLWSQYLSTKNSLTGSYSEPFIDVIEKRNIKKDEIKSLVYGNFADALLNIMFLENQQLATFIGELHDNKINEFKSLDKTILEINRKRIFHKLNKNIPNVFGGAQGSEAQILAGEFTRKSGHLPVRKLLQKAGGLIKQIKPVFMMSPLSIAQYLDPTNEKLQFDVVIFDEASQVKPQDALGAFMRAKTAVVMGDTQQLPPTSFFEQMADGESYEEEATSLDMESILHLCKLSFPVKMLKWHYRSRHESLISVSNTQFYDDELLVYPSPSHNDPELGLKLHYNPDTYYDRGSSSANVGEAKEVVKAIFEHFDTYGDTKSLGVGTFSVAQKNAILEELEFQRKNRPELEPLFAENKEERFFVKNLETIQGDERDVILISVGYGYDNEGKMSLNFGPLNQDGGERRLNVLITRAREKCVVFSNFKAHDMHLTANPPFGVKSLKEFLYYAENLTEGNQMVEPKKEQKFEDSIANFLEENGYIVDRQVGSSGFKVDLALVDENNPGQYFLGITTDGDVYASSKVARDRNRLREQVLEGLGWNIYHLWSTDWYRNRDLGRKKLLNAIASAKQKHAENLQLKEEEAERIRLEAEKRAEELRLAQEEEEKAEKAALEALNAGESFDEGTIIVDSSEVAASDDNSYNEIDENTTVVDDLGNIGMSDDSTQDEGFITINDSEIELEEDNEVFNDDGTVSIKKSSKKSGGLKNSIKSILAFDKSDSDKVINDNIGNEALDEIVVDHDDGLGHVVDEIVVDHDDGLEPVIDVENVKEEFFKEVSNDDDENNKSKSAQSNLNNFNIKFKSNIDDSVMEEVNKDIHDDEFVAHSTYDDDVEEESFNKSHNSSIDFDSIEDDGFDISKGDSSEDVGISLDGDDSDNSFGEDDFDDSFNYDDAGFDSKTVEEEESFNKNNIENDERWNSSFSKSNTSNLDAEEQKSEFKEEKKNKGFFSSIVNNIKEGETKLNVSGNKFYDDNLNEKFIPDVEVNKKPQKQVIKEEPRIIDVPYTSSDSNGNVYDKDDEIKKMATKIVDDVFDSILDNGSHKDSIVFDNVDPSKDYSADDNINFTEDYNDDLKDKFNNDDSFTEFNESYPSKDGDETSSYSYDKYYDENYETGDYFQASQDMKNPLRKNSVYKKEKSGSGVRGSLSNFKNNVSYISKSLKEIEKEDPYEYVNTIDRTAEVENDDSFDFRDNVEFKEDINDNIKVEEQTIKAVDKENGNNEEELVEIIKKEIEEDEYDRVPIHNENKAAEETKIVDYVMAENIGINSSKELYDKSIVEVADVISDIVKVEGPIHVNELIKRVRENCEVKRAGSKFKKTLNDAIEVSEQSGNITKVNDFLFNGLNDNINIRKRNKPNIDLISEAEIEKNIEFILNDEKTVDLSKLAKKASKNFGFKSTSKKTATRINNVLDSMIVNGKVVLKDNIVELNK; the protein is encoded by the coding sequence ATGTTTAATCGTTCTTCTAATAAAATTGAAAGAGAATTTGAAAATTTACGTAATGAATTACTGGACTTAACTTTAAGAAATCAGCTTCTTAATTTTAAGCTAAGGGCTAAGACCATAGCTATAGAAAACCAATCCGGTGCAAATATCTTTCAAAATCTTATTTTGCAAAATAAAAAAATGTATTTTGCATCTAACAAAAAAGAAGAAAATGAGGACAAGTCTCGTTTTTCAATTTGGAATCATTCTCCAATAGACTTTTCTAAGTTTACAGATGGGGATAAAACACTCAGAACCAACTTAACTCCTAGTGAACTTCAAAAAAGATTGTTTTATATCAATAACCAAGCAAAAACAATGCTTCAAGAGCAGGGTTACAATATTCTTTACCTGGCTGTTGGCTTTTTAGAATGGAAGGACAATAAGAAACCTCAAAAGAATTTGGCCCCTTTGATTTTAATTCCAGTAACAATGGAACGTAAAAAAGTTGGAAAATCATTTGAACTTTCATGGACGGGGGAAGAAATTCAGACCAACATATCCCTTAAAGCTAAGTTAAAAGAGGAAGGAATAGAACTCCCTGATTTTGAATTTAAGAAATATAGTGAAGTTATTGACCATTATATAAGAGAAGTGCATGAAGTTACAAGGCATATGAAAGGATGGGATGTTAACTCCAAAGTAGCATTGGGATTCTTTAGTTTCACTAAATTTGTAATGTACAATGACTTAAATCCTGAAAGCTGGGATAAAGATGTTGATTTAACTCAAAAGGAATTAATACAGGCAATATTTAATCCTGAAGTTAACAATCAGGAAGCGTTTAAAGAGGAGGATATTGATACTCAACTGGACTATGCATCAATGTATCAGGTTTTAGATGCGGATTCATCTCAAATTGCAGCTATTGAGGATGTAAAGGCAGGAAGGAATCTGGTTGTGGAAGGACCTCCTGGAACTGGGAAATCACAAACTATAGTAAATCTAATAGCTGAATTGCTTGCTGAAGGAAAAACAGTTCTTTTTGTAAGTGAAAAAATGGCCGCATTGGAAGTTGTAAAAGATAGGCTTCAGTCCGTGGGTCTTGGAAAATTCGTTTTAGAACTTCATTCTCATAAGACACGTCGTAAAAAGTTTTTAAAGGATCTTCAAAAAGCAGCTACAATACGTGCTGAAGACCAGATAAATGCGGATCAAACAATTAGAAAGCTGGAATCTCTCAAAAAACAGTTGGATGAATATCCGGAGGTAATCCATCAGAAATATTATGGGGTTAATTTATCTCCATTTGAATTATATGGGATGAAGGAAGATGCAGAGGTTCATTTTGTCAAAAAGGATAAGATACTTCCTTTGGTGAGATTTGACCAACCGGAATTAATAACAATCAAAGATCTTGATGATATGGTATTTAAACTGGAAAGTGTTGCCGAGCTTTATCAAACAATTTCAAATGAGAATCCATGGAGTTTATGCGCACCTGAAAGTTTGCTTCCTGCTGATTTAAGGGAGATCGAAATTTTGATAATCGATACATTGCAAGCTTTAGACAATTTCATTTATGAAAAGCAGTTTTTTCATGAGACATTCGGTATCAAATCACCAGAATCATTATCTGAATTCTCAAATTCGCTAAAGGCATTTAAAATGATAGAATCTAAAAATTCATCCCTTATAGATTCTTCAATAATCACTTCACAAATATGGAAATTGAACAACGATGATCCTTATAAGTTAATCAAAGATTTGGAATTATATCAATCCCAATCAAGAATATTAAACAAATTTAATGATAATATACTTCAAGCGGATATCAATGGATTAATCAGGGAAATCCAGGATTTGGCCAATAAGAAATTCAGATTATTCAACAGCAACAAGAAAAAAATCGAGAATATTGTAGGAAGATATTATAAGCATGGCATTCCGGATACCAATCAAATTATAAGAGATTTGAATGCTGTTAAAGTAGTTATTGACTTTAAAAACAAAATAGAATCTAACAAGGAATTAGCAAGACAATACTTTGGTCAATATTGGTATTTGGGAGCAAATATCAATGATTTGAAGGCCATTACAAAATGGATGAAGGAATTTTGGTTGCTTGTTGGTGAAGGTGTTTTCTCAAATCAAACAATAGAATTGCTTTCAAAAGACCTATTCAATATCAACGCTTCTGATAATTTATCAAATTACATTTCTTTAGGGGAAGATTTCAAAGACAAACTCTCAAAACTTAACAACAAACTTAATCCAAGAAGCAAATTGATATTTAAGAGAGATGTTGATGACGTTACTTTTGACCAATGGAAAGAACAGCTTAACAATTGGAGAGGGCAATTGTCCAGTCTTCATTTGTGGTCTCAGTATTTAAGCACTAAGAACTCTTTAACAGGTTCTTACAGCGAACCATTTATTGATGTAATAGAAAAAAGAAATATTAAAAAAGACGAAATAAAGTCTTTAGTTTACGGTAATTTTGCCGATGCGTTATTGAACATAATGTTTTTAGAAAATCAGCAATTGGCTACATTCATTGGCGAATTGCACGATAATAAGATTAATGAGTTTAAAAGTCTTGACAAAACTATTCTGGAGATAAATCGTAAAAGAATATTCCACAAACTTAACAAGAACATTCCAAACGTTTTTGGCGGAGCTCAAGGAAGCGAGGCTCAAATACTTGCAGGAGAATTTACAAGAAAAAGCGGTCATTTGCCGGTTCGCAAACTTCTTCAAAAAGCTGGAGGTTTAATAAAACAAATAAAACCAGTATTCATGATGTCTCCACTTTCAATTGCACAATATCTTGACCCTACAAATGAAAAATTGCAATTTGATGTGGTTATCTTTGACGAAGCAAGTCAGGTTAAACCTCAGGATGCATTGGGAGCATTTATGAGAGCAAAAACCGCAGTAGTTATGGGTGACACTCAACAATTGCCTCCTACATCATTTTTTGAACAAATGGCTGATGGGGAAAGTTATGAGGAGGAAGCAACATCTCTGGATATGGAAAGTATTCTACATTTGTGTAAGCTATCATTTCCGGTTAAAATGCTTAAATGGCATTACAGAAGTCGTCACGAGTCATTAATTTCAGTTTCAAACACTCAATTTTATGATGATGAGTTATTGGTTTATCCTTCACCGTCTCATAATGATCCTGAATTGGGTTTAAAACTTCATTATAATCCTGATACTTATTATGACAGAGGATCAAGTTCTGCAAATGTTGGGGAAGCAAAAGAAGTTGTAAAAGCTATTTTCGAACATTTTGATACTTATGGGGACACTAAAAGTTTAGGTGTTGGAACATTTTCAGTTGCTCAAAAAAATGCTATATTGGAGGAATTGGAATTCCAACGTAAAAACAGGCCAGAATTAGAACCATTGTTCGCTGAAAATAAGGAAGAACGTTTCTTCGTCAAAAACCTTGAAACCATACAGGGAGATGAAAGGGATGTTATTTTAATAAGTGTTGGATACGGATATGACAATGAAGGTAAGATGTCTTTAAACTTCGGTCCTTTAAACCAGGATGGTGGTGAAAGACGTCTTAACGTATTGATTACAAGAGCGCGTGAAAAATGTGTCGTATTTTCAAATTTCAAAGCTCATGATATGCATTTAACAGCCAATCCTCCATTTGGGGTCAAGTCTCTTAAAGAATTTTTATATTATGCAGAAAACTTGACTGAAGGAAATCAGATGGTTGAACCTAAAAAAGAACAAAAATTTGAAGATTCAATAGCTAATTTCCTTGAGGAGAATGGATATATTGTTGATAGGCAGGTTGGAAGCTCAGGATTTAAGGTAGATTTGGCTTTGGTTGATGAAAATAATCCTGGCCAATATTTCTTAGGAATAACAACTGATGGTGATGTTTATGCCTCAAGTAAAGTAGCTCGTGATAGGAATAGGCTTAGGGAACAGGTTCTTGAGGGTTTAGGTTGGAATATTTATCATTTATGGTCTACTGATTGGTATAGGAATAGGGATTTGGGCCGTAAAAAACTTCTTAATGCTATTGCTAGTGCTAAACAAAAGCATGCTGAAAACTTACAGTTAAAAGAGGAAGAGGCAGAAAGAATCAGATTGGAAGCTGAAAAAAGAGCTGAAGAATTAAGATTGGCTCAAGAAGAAGAGGAAAAAGCTGAAAAAGCAGCTCTTGAAGCATTGAATGCTGGTGAAAGTTTCGATGAGGGTACCATTATTGTAGATTCTTCTGAAGTTGCCGCATCTGATGATAATTCCTATAATGAAATAGATGAGAATACTACTGTTGTGGATGATTTGGGAAATATTGGCATGTCTGATGATTCAACTCAAGATGAGGGTTTTATTACAATCAATGATTCTGAAATTGAATTGGAGGAAGATAATGAAGTTTTCAATGATGATGGGACAGTTTCAATCAAAAAATCATCTAAGAAATCAGGTGGCCTTAAAAACTCCATCAAATCAATATTGGCTTTCGATAAATCTGACTCTGATAAGGTAATAAATGACAATATTGGAAATGAAGCTCTTGATGAGATTGTTGTTGATCATGATGATGGTTTAGGTCATGTTGTGGATGAGATTGTTGTTGATCATGATGATGGTTTGGAGCCTGTTATTGACGTTGAAAATGTTAAAGAAGAATTTTTTAAAGAAGTCTCTAATGATGATGATGAGAATAATAAGTCTAAATCAGCTCAATCTAATCTTAATAACTTCAATATCAAGTTCAAATCAAATATTGATGATTCTGTAATGGAGGAGGTCAATAAAGATATTCATGATGACGAATTTGTAGCTCATTCAACTTATGATGATGATGTTGAAGAAGAAAGTTTCAATAAATCTCATAATTCTTCCATAGACTTTGATTCCATTGAAGATGATGGTTTTGACATATCTAAGGGTGATTCATCTGAGGATGTTGGCATTTCATTAGATGGGGATGATTCTGATAATTCATTTGGTGAAGATGATTTTGACGATTCATTCAATTATGATGATGCTGGTTTTGATAGTAAAACCGTTGAGGAGGAAGAAAGTTTTAATAAAAACAACATTGAAAATGATGAAAGATGGAATTCTTCTTTTTCCAAGTCAAATACATCAAATTTAGATGCTGAAGAACAAAAATCTGAATTTAAAGAGGAGAAGAAAAATAAAGGATTTTTCAGCTCAATTGTTAACAATATAAAAGAGGGAGAAACCAAACTTAATGTTTCAGGCAACAAGTTTTATGACGATAATTTGAACGAAAAATTCATCCCGGATGTTGAAGTCAATAAAAAACCTCAAAAACAAGTAATCAAAGAAGAACCGAGAATTATTGATGTTCCTTATACATCTTCAGACAGCAATGGAAACGTTTACGATAAGGATGACGAGATTAAGAAGATGGCAACCAAGATAGTGGATGATGTTTTTGACAGTATTTTGGATAATGGCTCTCATAAAGATTCCATTGTCTTTGATAATGTCGATCCTTCTAAAGACTATTCTGCCGATGATAATATTAATTTTACAGAAGATTATAATGATGATTTAAAAGATAAATTCAATAATGATGATAGTTTCACAGAGTTTAATGAAAGCTATCCATCAAAGGATGGTGATGAAACTAGTTCATATAGCTATGATAAATATTATGATGAGAATTATGAAACTGGAGATTATTTCCAAGCAAGCCAGGACATGAAAAATCCTCTTAGAAAAAATAGTGTTTATAAAAAAGAAAAATCAGGCAGTGGTGTTCGCGGTTCATTATCTAACTTTAAGAATAACGTTAGCTATATAAGCAAATCTTTAAAAGAGATTGAAAAAGAAGACCCTTATGAATATGTAAACACAATTGACAGGACTGCTGAAGTGGAAAATGACGATTCCTTTGATTTTAGAGATAATGTGGAATTTAAAGAGGATATAAATGACAATATTAAAGTAGAAGAACAAACAATAAAAGCAGTTGATAAAGAAAATGGCAACAATGAAGAGGAACTGGTTGAAATTATTAAAAAAGAAATCGAAGAAGACGAATATGATAGGGTTCCAATTCATAATGAAAATAAAGCTGCAGAAGAAACTAAAATTGTTGATTATGTAATGGCTGAAAATATTGGAATAAATTCATCTAAAGAACTTTATGACAAATCCATTGTGGAAGTTGCTGATGTAATCAGCGACATAGTGAAAGTCGAAGGACCTATTCATGTTAACGAATTAATCAAAAGAGTTAGGGAAAACTGTGAAGTTAAAAGAGCAGGTTCCAAATTCAAAAAAACACTTAACGATGCTATTGAGGTTTCAGAACAATCAGGAAATATTACAAAGGTTAACGATTTCTTGTTCAACGGCTTAAATGACAATATCAATATTAGAAAAAGAAACAAGCCAAATATAGATCTTATATCTGAAGCCGAAATTGAGAAAAACATTGAGTTTATCTTAAATGATGAAAAGACTGTTGACTTATCAAAATTAGCTAAAAAAGCATCTAAAAATTTTGGATTTAAATCAACATCTAAAAAAACAGCTACTAGGATAAATAATGTTTTAGATTCTATGATTGTAAATGGTAAGGTAGTTTTAAAGGATAATATTGTCGAACTTAATAAATAA
- the uvrC gene encoding excinuclease ABC subunit UvrC: MSTKVKSPENLPNKPGVYIMRDKDENIIYIGKAKNLIKRVQSYFRKNLDRPKTKILMDHFNSLEYIVTNSEKEALILEANLIKKHKPTYNIRLKDDKRYPYVKITNEEFPRLLITRNITKNGSFYGPFTDVGSVKKTVKFLKSLFKVRTCRNMDGPCLNSQIDLCYAPCNGSITKEEYNEIMEKIDLFFQGKYSVIVKNLKKEMMEAAEEQNYEKAAVLRDQIQSIEDIMDKQFVELGDDDLDQDIIAISEDKENFIIVVMAIRNGKIVGKDDFLMNGTEYDSNEEVTYAFIQQYYGYNRHVPKQIIINQGIGEVSLLEEWLTDLRGNKVYIKVPEKGIKLRLVNMAQKNAEIIRHQKKKLENSLIELKKYLKLEKLPRVIEGYDISNISGKLAVGSKVSFLDAKPNKKKYRHFRIDTPGPNDFEMMKELLTKRFERIDKDSEPDLIVIDGGKGQLGMACQVLKENNLEHIPIIGLAKEFEEIYIPNTSRPIIIPKDNKALHLLQQVRDESHRFAVTYHRKLRSKKISESSLDNVPGIGQNRKRNLLKELGSIDKVKEATVDQLANVKSMNRKVAENVYNYYHE; this comes from the coding sequence GTGTCAACTAAAGTTAAATCTCCTGAAAATCTTCCGAATAAACCTGGCGTTTATATAATGCGGGACAAGGATGAAAATATTATTTACATAGGCAAGGCTAAAAATCTAATAAAAAGGGTTCAGTCTTATTTTAGAAAAAATTTGGATAGGCCAAAAACTAAAATTTTAATGGACCATTTTAACAGCTTGGAGTATATTGTAACCAATTCTGAAAAGGAAGCTTTAATTTTGGAAGCTAATCTTATTAAGAAACATAAGCCAACATACAACATACGTCTAAAGGATGATAAAAGGTATCCTTATGTTAAAATAACCAACGAGGAGTTTCCCAGGTTATTGATTACAAGAAACATTACGAAGAATGGCAGTTTTTACGGGCCTTTTACAGATGTTGGTTCAGTTAAAAAAACCGTAAAATTCTTAAAATCGCTTTTTAAGGTTAGAACATGTCGAAATATGGATGGGCCATGTCTTAACAGTCAAATTGATTTGTGCTACGCTCCTTGTAATGGATCAATTACCAAGGAAGAATATAATGAAATAATGGAAAAGATTGATTTGTTCTTCCAGGGAAAATATTCTGTAATTGTTAAGAATCTTAAAAAAGAAATGATGGAAGCTGCGGAAGAACAAAACTATGAGAAGGCGGCCGTCTTAAGGGATCAGATCCAATCGATAGAGGATATTATGGATAAGCAATTTGTAGAGTTGGGGGATGACGACTTAGACCAGGATATTATAGCCATTTCTGAGGATAAGGAAAACTTCATCATTGTTGTAATGGCGATTAGAAATGGAAAAATCGTTGGAAAAGATGATTTCCTAATGAATGGAACGGAATATGATTCGAATGAGGAAGTCACTTATGCTTTCATACAGCAGTATTACGGATACAATCGTCATGTTCCCAAACAGATTATCATTAATCAGGGCATTGGGGAGGTTTCATTGCTTGAAGAATGGTTAACCGATTTGAGGGGAAATAAAGTTTATATCAAAGTTCCTGAAAAAGGAATAAAATTAAGATTGGTTAATATGGCTCAAAAGAATGCTGAAATAATAAGGCATCAAAAGAAAAAATTGGAAAACTCTTTAATTGAGCTTAAAAAATATTTGAAACTTGAAAAGCTTCCAAGAGTGATAGAGGGGTATGACATCAGTAACATTTCTGGAAAATTGGCTGTTGGTTCTAAAGTTTCATTTTTAGATGCAAAACCCAATAAAAAGAAATATAGGCATTTTAGAATAGATACTCCAGGACCTAATGACTTTGAAATGATGAAGGAACTTTTAACCAAAAGGTTCGAGAGAATAGATAAGGATAGCGAACCGGATTTGATAGTCATTGATGGTGGTAAGGGCCAGTTAGGAATGGCCTGTCAGGTTTTGAAGGAGAATAATTTAGAACATATTCCAATTATTGGGCTAGCTAAGGAATTTGAAGAGATTTACATTCCCAATACTTCACGTCCAATTATCATCCCTAAAGACAATAAGGCATTACATTTATTGCAGCAGGTAAGGGATGAGTCACATAGGTTTGCCGTTACTTATCATAGGAAACTCAGGAGTAAGAAAATTTCAGAATCATCTTTGGACAATGTTCCTGGTATTGGACAGAATCGTAAGAGAAACCTTTTAAAGGAACTAGGTTCAATAGATAAGGTTAAGGAAGCTACTGTTGATCAGCTTGCAAACGTTAAAAGCATGAATAGAAAAGTGGCTGAAAACGTTTATAATTATTATCATGAATAG
- a CDS encoding ATP-binding cassette domain-containing protein, which yields MIKVENVSKIYKLDDGNEITALDDVSFEVKDGEILGIIGKSGSGKTTLLRALRGVERISSGSITIGDVTVDSKSSQYYYNMLKKETAIHLQRSFGLWPETVRENVLRKLYAREYEDEAGTDFDLAESEFGEEADKIIELVSLSHKSGHYASVLSGGEKQRLIIARQLAKQPKVLLLDEPATMACPKTKQEILSAIKRINEELNITVVVVSHLPDIQKYLADRVILLEDGKIKEEGDPIKITDDFMSEMEPIVDIENIATDEDVIDVQDVYKRFYLLTGGEVLNVDDINFKVKKENILSLIGPSGAGKTVLLRLLGGLDYPDKGNIYYKVDGEWHDIDIPGMGRMAVRSKLGFMHQEFALNHYATVLNQLAVRLGYKNHNIVKEAKERAKRLGLGDELLDSLYLLTDLPEQEAKSRLQQVGLMPDILNDLFPKFPETATREAVEDIFESLDLPLDVLYRKSYELSGGQKVRVMLALILISKPEFLLLDEPFGDLDPITLRTVTNSLKKISKKYEITIVMISHNTDFIKELSNRAIFMDDGKIKDDSTDVDKIVNDFIGYCDASYLLGE from the coding sequence ATGATAAAAGTAGAAAATGTAAGTAAGATTTATAAGTTAGATGACGGTAACGAAATCACCGCTTTGGATGATGTTAGCTTTGAAGTAAAAGATGGTGAAATTCTTGGAATAATCGGTAAAAGTGGATCTGGAAAAACTACACTTTTAAGAGCTTTGCGTGGTGTAGAGCGTATTAGTTCAGGCAGTATTACAATTGGTGATGTTACTGTAGATTCTAAATCATCCCAATATTATTATAACATGCTTAAAAAGGAAACTGCAATTCATCTTCAAAGATCTTTTGGTTTATGGCCAGAAACAGTACGTGAAAATGTTTTGAGAAAGTTATATGCTCGTGAATATGAAGATGAGGCAGGAACTGATTTTGATTTGGCTGAAAGTGAATTTGGAGAGGAAGCAGATAAGATTATTGAATTAGTATCTCTTTCCCACAAATCAGGACATTATGCCTCTGTATTAAGTGGTGGTGAAAAACAGAGACTCATTATCGCTCGTCAACTTGCAAAACAACCTAAGGTATTGCTTTTAGATGAGCCAGCTACTATGGCATGTCCTAAAACTAAACAAGAAATATTGTCAGCTATTAAAAGGATTAATGAGGAGTTGAATATTACAGTTGTTGTAGTATCACACCTTCCAGATATTCAAAAATACTTGGCAGACAGGGTCATTCTTCTTGAGGACGGTAAAATAAAAGAAGAGGGAGATCCGATTAAAATAACCGATGATTTCATGTCTGAAATGGAACCTATTGTTGATATTGAAAATATAGCTACTGATGAAGATGTTATTGATGTTCAGGATGTTTATAAAAGATTCTATCTTTTAACTGGTGGGGAAGTATTGAATGTGGATGACATTAATTTCAAGGTTAAAAAAGAGAATATCCTGAGCTTGATAGGTCCTAGTGGAGCTGGAAAAACAGTTCTTTTAAGGTTGTTAGGCGGTCTTGACTATCCGGATAAAGGTAACATTTACTATAAGGTTGATGGTGAATGGCACGATATAGACATTCCAGGTATGGGAAGAATGGCTGTAAGAAGTAAATTGGGATTCATGCATCAGGAATTTGCTTTAAACCATTACGCTACTGTTTTGAATCAATTGGCCGTAAGATTGGGTTATAAAAATCACAATATTGTAAAGGAGGCTAAGGAAAGAGCTAAAAGATTGGGTTTAGGTGATGAATTGTTGGATTCTCTTTATTTATTAACAGATTTGCCTGAACAAGAAGCAAAGTCACGTCTGCAGCAAGTGGGATTAATGCCGGACATATTGAATGATTTGTTCCCGAAATTCCCTGAAACTGCAACTCGTGAAGCTGTGGAAGATATCTTCGAAAGTCTTGATTTGCCTTTGGATGTACTTTACAGAAAATCATATGAACTTTCAGGTGGTCAAAAGGTAAGGGTAATGCTTGCTTTAATTTTGATTTCTAAACCTGAATTCTTATTGTTGGATGAACCGTTTGGAGATTTGGATCCTATTACCTTAAGAACAGTTACCAACTCTCTTAAAAAGATATCCAAGAAATATGAGATTACCATTGTAATGATTTCTCATAACACTGATTTCATTAAGGAATTAAGTAATAGGGCAATATTCATGGACGACGGTAAAATCAAGGACGACAGTACAGATGTTGATAAAATAGTAAATGATTTTATTGGCTATTGTGACGCTAGCTATCTTTTGGGGGAGTAG
- a CDS encoding universal stress protein, with amino-acid sequence MFDTIMVPVDGSKYSDKAIDYAIAIAEKFNSKIVAVHVLKEFSANSYDNEEDKGDDLLGKVTEKANNAGVSTIEHLITGDPLRDMATIVRKTRADLVIMHAFGSDTFDDDLNENQIGSVSERVIRTGNVPVLLIK; translated from the coding sequence ATGTTTGATACCATAATGGTTCCTGTTGACGGTTCTAAGTATAGTGACAAGGCTATTGATTATGCAATAGCTATTGCGGAAAAGTTCAACTCCAAAATAGTTGCTGTTCATGTTTTGAAAGAATTTTCAGCTAATAGCTATGACAATGAGGAAGATAAAGGTGATGATCTTCTTGGTAAAGTCACGGAAAAGGCCAATAATGCAGGTGTCAGTACAATTGAACATTTAATTACTGGCGATCCTTTAAGGGATATGGCTACCATTGTTCGTAAAACCCGTGCAGATTTGGTAATTATGCATGCTTTCGGTTCAGATACATTTGATGATGATTTAAATGAAAATCAGATTGGCAGTGTCTCAGAAAGAGTTATTAGAACCGGAAATGTTCCGGTTTTACTTATAAAATGA
- a CDS encoding 4Fe-4S binding protein, with product MIVKDWCSFCGECAGVCPRNLIEVKEYSLVFNDEDCRECDTCVKACPIDALEKEE from the coding sequence ATGATTGTTAAAGATTGGTGCTCATTTTGTGGTGAATGTGCAGGTGTTTGCCCTAGAAATTTAATTGAAGTTAAAGAATATAGTTTAGTCTTTAATGATGAAGATTGTAGAGAATGTGATACATGTGTTAAGGCTTGCCCTATTGACGCATTAGAAAAAGAGGAATAA